The DNA segment CTCACACTCAACAACACGGAAGATTCCATGCCCTCCTCTGTGACTCCCCAACCCGCCACAATGCCATTAATATTCACCAAATTCTCTGTCTGAAGCTGCGACGTCAGCGGCAAGCATAATGGCTTCATATTATCTAAAGCAGGAAAACTTCGTAAAATACTCGTAGATACATAAGTCTATAAAAGTAATTCATTCATTTGTTGAATACGAACCTAAATTGAAATCAGCGGGCTCTGATAGTCTTAACAAAGCAATATCATCGGCAAAAGTTTTCGAATTGTAGCGCGGATGCGGAATAGTCTCCTCGATTGTTACGGTCTGAAAtaagaatattagaaaataaggAACAAGTAGTTCAAGCTATTACATATGCACTACATACAAAGAAACTAGATATAACAAATATCGAAAACagatttttaagtgttttaccTTAATGGGAGGAGCGCAATATTTGTTTCCATCAGATCGTTCGCAGTCAGGATCGTGTTCTACATCATGTTCTCCTAAAATAACATGTGTTAGTATTAGGTTACTTCGCAAGGAAGTCACACAATGTGCTGCAGTCAAGACGTACCACTCATTGATCAAAGTACCCCCACAGTCTAATCTCGTTCGACGACCTGAAATCcaaatatataatcatatagTAAGAgcctttaaaaatttacaaacgtATATAAAGTTGtctttttatagttttcaacatgttaaaaatattttatgaaataattcctCATGTATTATCAAATCATATCGCTAGTAACGATGTTTTTGAATATTGATTTGGTAAAAATCAAACAAGGAAAACATCACGTTTACGAGTTTCCTTCCTTTGTTTCTAACCGAAgcattattatgatatataatttaatattttatttgacggtGCCCCATAAGTATAAGttattttcagaaataaaataaatattaaaagccaTTATAAAGCTCAACTTGCCTAAccatacatttaatttaaaagtctaaaatatttcgtaaaagttaaaaataacaatatttttatatcgcaAACCATTGATACGTCAACTTTGTCTGTCCCtaagaaagaaatttaaataggtGCATTTGCTCGCAGTCTCGCCACCTCATTGATAAAGATAATATAGAAAACCAAGTTTTGTCAAAGTTGATAAGCATTTTCAGAAATTGCCTAGACTTCTAAATATAACCAAAATAATATCGTGTCTTTAAATTTTGGTTACGTAGAAATAACCATAACAAGAGTACCTTTGTTCTTCtattttacacatttaattttatttgttttcatttcattctttacataaataacatgcATTTATTTACCTGACTGGTACGACAAGAGTACCATCCAAGGCATTTCAAACAGGCGTGTACGATTCCCACCGATAATTCTATCACTTTCAATGCTGCCGCAATCCGTAGGTAAAAGTCCTATATTACGATGATTTGCGGTAGTGGTAACTCTGTCACTTGGTGTAAATTGCCCAAGTTTGTCATGCTCATGACCTAATATGTCAGTATCATCTTTTGGTGGTATATTGCTATTACTGTAGTCCGAACCCCAAACTACGTTATCGTCGGTTTGAGTTGGTTTCCCTCTATTGGGCACGCCTGATAAACTACTTCCATGTATTTCAGGAGTCCAGCTGTTTATAGCATCAAAGTTACTTGGTGGGACACAACATACctgcaaatatttaaacaaaatacatcGAGATATCAtaagattttgtgtttttattcaaagtcaaacttttgtcttttatttcgaatgaaaacacaaaaaagtaatataattttttaccatTGGTTTATCCGATTCAAATCCGCAGCCGAGCATCTGCAATTTATTCCTTATGTGTATTGGCATAGGCTTACCAGCCCTATGTATTTCATTGATAAGATGCTGACAATCAGACAACACTACGCACGTGCCTTGATTTTCTTCAACATAGCAGCCGTCACCGGCAAACactattgaaaaattatttaattatcaatatactatgcatattttgtataatttaaagaaccgttagatatatttttaatataattatttattacctataagtataaattataaaattttaacatattttcatttctCACAGTACAAGGAAGACAAATATGGTAATGGACACACAGCTGAAATAGACTGCTTTTATGATGTTGAATTTAAGTATCATACCATTATATTAAGTTCTATTGATTAATTGTATGCATtgctgtatattattttaatatttgttttttgcttTATGTAATATACATGTTTGTTTCTGTCATAATAGTGAATTAATTTCCtcaaatgatataattttacactTACGGGAACCCACGCCGAGCAGCCCCAGCAGGAACAAATACACAAACACATTCACATTAAACATGATTACATTACTATACACACTCATTGATAATCACAAAAAtaagcataaataaattaaaatgtttattattattttgccatCAAAGAAAATCTCATAAATCTTTTTTTCAATGTTAGTCTTCTGATAATTTGGCACAAACTGAACTGCTACAAATAATCGacacaaataacttttatgACGATCGACGTAAACTGAAATCAACTGTTTATTGTGTCGTCGGCAACCTCGTCACATAGTTGAGATGGCGGTCATTACCATACTAGATCCGCTGGGAAATACTCTGAGCCATCCACACGCACCACCTCGCACGGCGATTCACCGACTGAAAATACTTGTTACTGATGTGAgtaccttattttatttagaggCGCTCGCTTACCGTGAGTCAGCGAGATGTGATTTGCATCAACACAAGACTGTCTCAACCGCCGTCTTGCGATTGTCTTACGGGAATACTGGAACTAATTCCGCGAACTATGATCTAATTACTACGA comes from the Manduca sexta isolate Smith_Timp_Sample1 chromosome 13, JHU_Msex_v1.0, whole genome shotgun sequence genome and includes:
- the LOC115453216 gene encoding phenoloxidase-activating factor 3, encoding MSVYSNVIMFNVNVFVYLFLLGLLGVGSLFAGDGCYVEENQGTCVVLSDCQHLINEIHRAGKPMPIHIRNKLQMLGCGFESDKPMVCCVPPSNFDAINSWTPEIHGSSLSGVPNRGKPTQTDDNVVWGSDYSNSNIPPKDDTDILGHEHDKLGQFTPSDRVTTTANHRNIGLLPTDCGSIESDRIIGGNRTRLFEMPWMVLLSYQSGRRTRLDCGGTLINEWYVLTAAHCVTSLRSNLILTHVILGEHDVEHDPDCERSDGNKYCAPPIKTVTIEETIPHPRYNSKTFADDIALLRLSEPADFNLDNMKPLCLPLTSQLQTENLVNINGIVAGWGVTEEGMESSVLLSVSLPILSKDECETAYKGTVQLSDKQLCAGGVRDKDSCGGDSGGPLMYPGKVGSGGIKYIQRGIVSYGTKRCGVGGFLESTRM